A window of the Methanobacterium sp. genome harbors these coding sequences:
- a CDS encoding radical SAM protein — protein MNNIDVLLINPLDQGHVKTGLGIKIPPLNLMYLAAALEENSVSVKIIDDDMYQMGFKKIADLASKIDLRVMGVTATTATIKNALKYVKAIKLALPNTLTVIGGPHPTFMPFETLETEDTLDVVVMGEGEKTMVEITNKYENSEKKEFNEIKGIYYRGNDKIKATKPRPLIENLDDLPFPARHLIPFNEYKTSKNQAGGIITSRGCVFSCNYCSSSLIMGKKFRSRSPENVVDEMEELVYKYDVREIAFLDDIFMLNKRRAMKIADEIRSRGLDLSFVTSSRVDTVNHELLECLKNAGMSTLYCGVESGSQRVLDLMGKGITLKQAEDAINTAKKVDIDVLGSFILGFPGESSQEMDQTIDFSIKLDPDYSQFSILTPFPGTPIFYELKQKALLDTEDWSKYTVLDSVINYEKLGLSKKLVERKLAKAYLKFYLRPKYLIKHKNMFKILIETLFRSFILPKISDGTPDVWYNSLRKQCS, from the coding sequence ATGAATAACATCGATGTTTTGTTGATCAATCCACTTGATCAGGGCCATGTAAAAACAGGGTTAGGTATTAAAATTCCTCCTTTAAATCTAATGTATCTTGCTGCTGCACTTGAAGAAAATTCAGTGTCTGTTAAAATAATCGATGATGACATGTATCAAATGGGATTTAAGAAAATAGCTGATTTAGCCTCAAAAATTGATCTTCGTGTCATGGGAGTTACCGCCACAACTGCAACAATAAAAAATGCATTAAAATATGTTAAAGCTATTAAACTGGCTTTACCTAACACTTTGACAGTTATAGGTGGGCCTCACCCTACTTTCATGCCATTTGAGACTTTAGAAACTGAAGATACATTAGATGTTGTTGTTATGGGCGAAGGCGAGAAAACTATGGTTGAAATCACCAATAAATATGAAAATAGTGAAAAAAAGGAGTTTAATGAGATTAAAGGGATATATTATAGGGGCAATGACAAAATTAAAGCAACAAAACCAAGACCCTTAATAGAAAACCTTGATGACCTGCCATTTCCAGCAAGGCATCTTATACCATTCAATGAATATAAAACATCTAAAAATCAGGCAGGGGGGATTATTACAAGTAGAGGATGTGTTTTCTCATGCAACTACTGTTCTTCTTCTTTAATTATGGGTAAAAAGTTTAGAAGTCGTAGCCCTGAAAACGTGGTTGATGAAATGGAGGAGCTTGTTTATAAATATGATGTTAGGGAAATAGCATTTCTGGATGACATATTCATGCTCAATAAACGAAGAGCCATGAAAATAGCGGATGAAATTCGAAGTAGAGGTCTTGATTTAAGTTTTGTAACTTCTTCAAGAGTTGATACAGTAAATCATGAGCTTTTGGAATGTCTGAAAAATGCAGGTATGAGTACTCTGTATTGTGGAGTTGAATCAGGCTCACAACGTGTTTTAGACCTTATGGGAAAAGGTATAACTTTAAAACAGGCTGAAGACGCCATTAATACTGCAAAAAAAGTTGATATTGATGTTTTAGGATCTTTTATTTTGGGTTTTCCTGGTGAATCATCCCAAGAAATGGATCAGACAATAGATTTTTCAATTAAACTTGACCCTGATTACAGTCAATTTTCAATATTAACTCCATTTCCTGGAACGCCAATATTTTACGAACTTAAACAAAAAGCACTTCTGGATACAGAAGATTGGAGTAAATACACAGTTTTGGATTCTGTTATAAACTATGAAAAGCTTGGATTAAGCAAGAAATTAGTTGAAAGGAAACTGGCTAAAGCTTACCTGAAATTTTATTTAAGACCAAAATATTTGATTAAACATAAAAATATGTTCAAAATTCTAATCGAAACTTTATTTAGAAGTTTTATTTTACCTAAAATAAGTGATGGAACTCCTGATGTCTGGTATAATTCTTTAAGGAAACAATGTTCCTGA
- a CDS encoding L-threonylcarbamoyladenylate synthase → MKLKINSESPPKDKIKAAVNALKEGKTVLYPTDTVYGIGANIFDLEAVQKVFSIKKRSLNKPLSVCVSKIEDIENIAYLNKDLKRLISDIFPGPFTVILNKKENVPSILTSGGKTVGIRIPDNMVCRELSREFPITTTSANISGKPVPESVAGVLKQLGDQIDLILDAGICRHGIPSTVIDMTVSPPKIVRKGAGEPPF, encoded by the coding sequence ATGAAACTAAAAATAAATTCTGAATCTCCCCCAAAAGATAAAATCAAAGCTGCAGTTAATGCTCTTAAAGAAGGAAAAACTGTTTTATATCCTACAGATACAGTTTATGGCATTGGAGCAAACATATTTGATTTAGAAGCAGTTCAAAAGGTTTTTTCAATAAAAAAACGGTCATTAAACAAACCCTTATCTGTTTGTGTTTCTAAAATAGAGGATATAGAAAACATTGCTTATTTAAATAAAGATTTGAAGAGATTGATTTCTGACATTTTTCCAGGCCCATTTACCGTTATTTTAAATAAAAAAGAGAACGTGCCTTCCATTTTAACATCTGGAGGCAAGACCGTGGGAATACGGATTCCAGATAATATGGTTTGCAGGGAACTTTCCAGAGAATTTCCCATAACAACAACAAGTGCCAATATTTCAGGTAAACCAGTTCCAGAATCTGTTGCGGGAGTTTTAAAACAGTTAGGTGACCAGATTGATTTAATTCTTGATGCAGGAATCTGCAGGCATGGAATTCCATCTACAGTTATTGACATGACGGTTTCCCCTCCCAAAATAGTGAGAAAAGGAGCAGGAGAGCCTCCTTTTTAA
- the pgsA gene encoding archaetidylinositol phosphate synthase: MLNKLRPRFKIYIDPVARKIRINPNVLTIIGFFTGILSGYMFATGNLLYGGILIGLSGFFDVIDGAVARNHGSHSQFGSVLDSTTDRLTDAFIIMGIIVGGFVVPVTGILAIIASFSVSYVRARMEFEGVKGDIGIAERAERLVIIMTGVFLSYFTGINTILEYAIILIVILGFFTSLQRMYHAWKQLK; the protein is encoded by the coding sequence ATGCTTAATAAACTTCGGCCTCGCTTTAAAATCTATATTGATCCTGTTGCTCGGAAAATTCGCATTAATCCCAATGTTTTAACAATTATCGGATTTTTTACAGGTATTTTATCTGGTTACATGTTTGCAACGGGAAATTTACTGTACGGCGGTATTTTAATTGGCTTAAGTGGGTTTTTTGATGTTATTGATGGTGCTGTTGCACGAAATCATGGGTCTCATTCACAGTTTGGTTCAGTACTTGATTCAACAACTGACCGGTTGACTGATGCATTTATTATAATGGGAATTATAGTGGGAGGATTTGTAGTACCAGTTACAGGAATTTTAGCCATAATTGCTTCATTTAGCGTAAGCTATGTCCGGGCAAGAATGGAATTTGAAGGTGTAAAGGGCGATATTGGAATAGCTGAAAGGGCAGAAAGACTGGTTATAATAATGACTGGTGTTTTTTTAAGTTATTTTACAGGAATAAACACCATACTGGAATATGCAATCATTCTAATAGTTATTCTGGGATTTTTTACGAGTTTACAGAGAATGTATCATGCATGGAAACAGTTGAAATAA
- a CDS encoding DUF357 domain-containing protein produces the protein MAGGENTVERINKDIELFTKNIKEIGSIELDGKENDIIEMASSYFEDTRYYLEKEDFITSFGCITYAHGLLDAVRLLHNLI, from the coding sequence ATGGCCGGCGGTGAAAATACTGTGGAGCGTATTAATAAAGATATTGAACTATTTACGAAAAATATAAAAGAAATAGGGTCTATAGAACTGGATGGTAAAGAAAATGATATAATAGAGATGGCCAGTAGTTATTTTGAAGATACCAGATATTACCTTGAAAAAGAAGACTTTATAACTTCATTTGGATGTATAACATATGCGCACGGACTGCTTGATGCTGTTCGGCTTCTTCATAACCTTATTTAA
- a CDS encoding TIGR00153 family protein: protein MNRFFGKETEVEKYSRLHVRLVYECAHKLKDAMAHFYSGDYDLMDREVEEISRYEHEADEIRRKMEVQFYHGAFLPFDREDRIVLAELVDSVADAAESSAYAISLGRIDFPSQFKEDFTELVDSSCETVSVLKESIELLEKDLSEALNKAHEVEKFEEKGDEIERQIIRKLYDSYKKSEIDLFTLIELKNITQKIGNIADRSENASDRIPIIVAKRKG from the coding sequence ATGAACAGATTTTTTGGTAAGGAAACCGAAGTTGAAAAATATTCCAGGCTCCATGTCAGACTTGTTTATGAGTGTGCTCACAAACTCAAGGATGCAATGGCACACTTTTACAGTGGTGATTATGATTTAATGGACAGAGAAGTGGAAGAAATAAGTAGATATGAGCATGAAGCAGATGAAATACGGAGAAAAATGGAAGTACAGTTTTATCATGGCGCATTTTTGCCTTTTGACAGGGAAGATCGAATAGTTCTTGCAGAACTTGTAGATTCTGTTGCTGACGCTGCAGAGTCCTCTGCATATGCAATTTCTCTTGGAAGGATTGATTTCCCCTCACAATTCAAGGAAGACTTTACCGAGCTTGTTGATTCATCATGTGAAACGGTTTCGGTATTAAAAGAATCTATAGAGCTTTTAGAAAAAGATTTAAGTGAAGCATTGAATAAAGCACATGAAGTTGAGAAATTTGAAGAAAAAGGAGATGAAATAGAAAGACAAATAATCCGTAAACTCTATGATTCCTACAAGAAGAGCGAAATTGACCTTTTTACACTTATAGAGCTTAAAAATATCACACAAAAAATCGGAAACATTGCCGATCGTTCAGAAAACGCTTCTGATCGTATTCCTATTATCGTGGCCAAAAGAAAAGGCTGA
- a CDS encoding DUF434 domain-containing protein codes for MQIRKYILKEAAYDLRFLLNRGYRKKGALNFVSNKYLLSADERNYMVRCVFSDSKSIFRRNKIVDISQIEGRSILIDGYNVLITVETIFQEDYSSIILCDDGIIRDLNAVFGKYKFNQKTKDVLTDIVSLIKKYGPSEIKFFFDRQVSFSGKLANLTEEITGFQGLKGEAILSKIVDFEIIKLSRAKKGIVATSDGAIIDKVDRIVDLPFHFLEKSKISVRKSF; via the coding sequence ATGCAAATTAGAAAATATATTCTTAAAGAGGCAGCATATGATCTAAGATTTCTTCTAAACAGGGGTTACAGAAAAAAAGGTGCGTTAAACTTCGTTTCAAATAAATATCTTCTATCTGCGGATGAGAGAAATTATATGGTCCGGTGCGTATTTTCAGACTCAAAATCTATATTTAGAAGGAATAAAATTGTAGATATATCCCAAATTGAAGGCCGATCTATTTTAATAGATGGTTACAACGTATTAATCACTGTGGAAACTATTTTCCAGGAAGATTACAGCTCTATTATTTTATGTGATGATGGCATAATAAGAGATTTAAATGCTGTTTTTGGGAAATATAAGTTTAATCAGAAAACAAAAGATGTTTTAACTGATATTGTTAGTTTAATTAAAAAATATGGTCCTTCAGAAATTAAATTCTTTTTTGACCGGCAGGTTAGTTTCAGTGGTAAGCTTGCAAACCTCACTGAAGAAATAACTGGTTTTCAAGGACTTAAAGGGGAAGCTATCCTTTCAAAAATTGTAGATTTTGAAATTATTAAACTTTCAAGAGCAAAAAAGGGGATTGTGGCAACCAGCGATGGTGCTATAATTGACAAAGTGGATAGGATTGTGGATCTACCATTTCATTTTTTAGAAAAATCAAAAATTAGTGTTAGAAAAAGCTTTTAG
- a CDS encoding TIGR00288 family NYN domain-containing protein produces the protein MRSFEKLTSLKDYIPLKRRETAGKNIGLLVDGPNMLRKEFSLNLDIVRKIISEYGDMRVGKVLLNQYASDKLIEAIVNQGFTPVVVAGDTDVYMAVEAMELIYNHNIDVIALMTRDADFLPIINKAKENGKETIVIGAEPGFSAALQNSADHAIILNPENDKGKSKHGTDLREENAY, from the coding sequence ATGCGTAGTTTTGAAAAGCTGACTTCTCTTAAGGATTATATTCCATTAAAAAGAAGAGAAACAGCAGGAAAAAACATAGGACTTCTTGTAGATGGTCCTAATATGTTAAGAAAGGAATTCAGCCTTAATCTTGACATTGTAAGGAAAATTATATCTGAATATGGAGATATGAGAGTTGGAAAAGTTTTGTTAAACCAGTATGCTTCAGATAAGCTTATCGAGGCAATTGTAAATCAGGGTTTTACTCCAGTAGTTGTCGCAGGAGATACTGATGTTTACATGGCTGTTGAGGCTATGGAATTGATTTATAATCATAATATTGATGTTATTGCTCTTATGACTCGTGATGCTGACTTTTTACCAATAATAAATAAGGCCAAAGAAAATGGAAAGGAAACAATTGTGATTGGTGCAGAACCTGGATTCAGTGCAGCGCTGCAGAACTCTGCTGACCATGCAATCATACTTAATCCAGAAAATGATAAAGGAAAATCCAAACATGGCACTGATTTGAGGGAAGAAAATGCTTATTAA
- a CDS encoding TIGR03576 family pyridoxal phosphate-dependent enzyme: protein MLIKSSVDEVKKRENSLRIINSILKKWGREDFYDLTGLAGGFKLSNEDMDLLETYAGPAIFEDQLQDAGKKHLGGEKVLAFNRTTSGILATILALVGKNDEVIHYLPELPSHPSIPRSLELVGASYVEYDNIDDFKLHENTSLVIITGSTMDHQIIKEEEFSKIIILSKSRGIPVFVDDASGARLRTVLFKQPRAMDMGADIVITSTDKLMDGPRAGLMSGKEELIDLIKSKSQQFGLEAQASTIAGIIKAVDNFSEDRMLDAFKKKHEVFKDLKKNIPSIRETPTGIMLSAEDLMDELRKKGIETEVTSKDVACVFAVLLLRNYHILTIPAVGMPGASATLRIDLASKDAQHVDADYIVKAMVETFSHLEEIVNYELACRTLLFENGL from the coding sequence ATGCTTATTAAGTCTTCTGTAGATGAGGTAAAAAAGAGGGAAAATTCACTGCGGATAATAAATTCTATTTTAAAAAAGTGGGGAAGAGAAGATTTTTATGATTTAACCGGTCTTGCTGGAGGATTTAAGCTAAGCAATGAAGATATGGATCTTCTTGAAACTTATGCGGGCCCTGCAATATTTGAAGATCAGCTTCAGGATGCTGGAAAAAAGCACCTGGGAGGAGAAAAGGTACTTGCTTTTAACCGCACTACTTCTGGAATACTTGCAACTATTTTAGCCCTTGTAGGGAAAAATGATGAAGTCATACATTACCTGCCAGAGCTACCATCACATCCTTCAATACCCCGAAGCCTGGAACTTGTAGGTGCATCTTACGTAGAATATGATAACATAGATGATTTTAAACTTCACGAGAACACCTCCCTTGTGATAATAACAGGTTCTACCATGGACCATCAAATAATTAAAGAAGAAGAATTTTCAAAAATTATAATACTTTCAAAATCCAGAGGAATCCCGGTGTTTGTTGATGATGCCTCAGGTGCAAGACTAAGGACAGTGCTTTTTAAACAGCCTCGCGCCATGGACATGGGTGCAGATATTGTAATAACCAGTACTGATAAGCTGATGGATGGACCAAGGGCAGGACTAATGTCTGGAAAGGAAGAATTAATAGATTTAATTAAATCTAAATCACAACAGTTTGGACTTGAAGCCCAGGCATCCACCATTGCTGGAATAATAAAAGCAGTGGATAATTTCAGTGAAGATAGAATGTTAGATGCATTTAAAAAAAAGCATGAAGTATTTAAAGATTTAAAAAAGAATATTCCAAGTATCAGGGAAACTCCAACTGGAATTATGTTATCTGCAGAAGATCTGATGGATGAATTAAGGAAAAAAGGTATAGAAACAGAAGTTACATCCAAAGATGTAGCATGTGTTTTTGCAGTTCTTCTACTTAGAAATTACCATATTTTAACAATACCTGCTGTAGGAATGCCTGGAGCATCTGCAACACTTCGAATAGACCTGGCATCAAAGGATGCCCAGCATGTGGATGCTGACTATATTGTTAAGGCTATGGTTGAAACATTTTCGCATCTTGAAGAAATTGTTAACTATGAGCTTGCATGCAGGACTCTTTTATTTGAAAATGGTCTGTAA
- the rtcA gene encoding RNA 3'-terminal phosphate cyclase, translated as MKNDQPFLRLIKIDGSYGEGGGAILRNAVALSALTSKSIHINNIRANRPKSGLMPQHLNAVNAVAQLSGAECSKLNIGSDELIFKPGNIEGGKFEIDIKTAGSITLVLQAFMIPAVFADSPVEIMIKGGTDVRWSPSVDYLQNITLKILKKMGYTAKMDIMSRGHYPRGGGIVDVKIKPARKLNPVKLIDLKFDKVKGISHAVNLPEHVAIRQAESAEKVLEAGGIESEIEIEHSNNASGPGSGIVLWSDNDIPVGGSFIGERGLKAEKVGKKAAEEILYHISKGAALDKYMGDQIIPYIAIAGDSEVKTAELTLHTVTNIYVAELLLEKKFSVKGQIGEVTTIIID; from the coding sequence TTGAAGAATGATCAACCTTTTCTAAGGTTGATAAAAATAGATGGATCTTATGGGGAAGGTGGAGGTGCCATTTTAAGAAATGCGGTAGCTCTTTCAGCTTTAACCTCAAAATCAATACATATAAATAATATACGTGCAAATAGGCCAAAATCAGGCTTAATGCCTCAGCATCTAAATGCTGTAAATGCAGTTGCACAATTATCCGGAGCTGAATGCAGTAAGCTAAATATAGGCTCTGATGAACTTATTTTTAAGCCAGGAAATATTGAAGGAGGCAAATTTGAAATTGATATAAAAACTGCTGGAAGCATTACCCTTGTTCTTCAAGCATTCATGATCCCGGCAGTATTTGCAGATTCTCCAGTTGAAATCATGATTAAAGGTGGAACTGATGTTAGATGGTCTCCTTCAGTTGATTATTTACAGAATATAACTTTAAAAATACTGAAAAAAATGGGATATACTGCAAAAATGGATATAATGAGTAGGGGCCATTATCCACGTGGCGGTGGCATTGTAGATGTTAAAATTAAACCTGCCCGAAAATTAAATCCTGTAAAACTTATTGATCTAAAGTTTGATAAAGTTAAGGGAATATCTCATGCAGTAAATCTACCAGAACATGTTGCAATCAGGCAGGCAGAAAGTGCAGAAAAAGTGCTTGAAGCCGGAGGAATTGAATCTGAAATTGAAATTGAACATTCTAATAATGCTTCAGGGCCTGGATCTGGAATTGTTCTTTGGAGTGACAATGATATTCCTGTTGGTGGAAGTTTTATTGGTGAGCGAGGCTTAAAAGCAGAAAAAGTTGGAAAAAAAGCTGCAGAAGAAATCCTATACCACATATCCAAAGGTGCAGCTTTAGATAAATACATGGGCGATCAGATTATCCCATATATTGCAATTGCAGGAGATTCAGAGGTTAAAACAGCAGAATTAACTCTTCACACTGTTACAAATATTTATGTTGCAGAATTGCTACTGGAGAAAAAGTTCAGTGTTAAAGGTCAAATTGGAGAAGTAACAACCATTATTATTGATTAA
- a CDS encoding MEDS domain-containing protein, with the protein MKERLRKSGIDISGDVPWGTHFCQFFQTKEDLIDILIPYFKAGLENNEFCMWITAEPLLEDEAKNALQKAIPDIDRNLKQGQIEIIPYNDWYTKGGSFDSDRVLNGWIDKLNNALEKGFDGLRLSGNTFWLEKEDWNDFIDYEEEIDSVISRYKMMALCTYSLEKCTAAEIIDVVNNHEFALTKREGKWELIESSDNKQIKEAAIRAQKDWEQTFNAVPDLIVLLDDNHKVIRANKSMAETLGLTPEECVGLECYRVVHGTDEPPSFCPHSKLLEDGCEHIAEVHEDILGGYFIVSTSPFYDTTGKLTGSVHVARNITERKYAETEKEELLKELQQFAEELEASNEELMKARVHLEEKVKERTKEVYNERQRLFDVLETLPLMICLLTPDYHVAFANHAFREMFGESHGRRCYEYRFGNKEPCKFCESFKPLKTGKPHYWQVKIPDGSILDVYDFPFTDIDGSPLILEMDIDVTQQKQVEKELKLASSYNRSLIDASLDPLVTIGPDGRITDVNTATEQITGYSRDELIGTDFLNYFTNPQKAESGYQRVFREGEVRDYSLEIKHKNGQLTPVLYNASIYKGESGEVIGVFAAARDITEIKQAENQLNRTINELKRSNNELQTFAYITSHDLQEPLRTIASFAQLLKIRYKNRLDPDADEFIDFVVDAAKHMKKMIQGLLDYSRVSAQRYELKQVNSEKILNTVLSNLQPTIEKNKAQITHDKLPLVTADETQFIQLFQNLIGNAIKFKKEDVPPKIHISCKKDDEGKYIFSVSDNGIGIEPQYQNRIFEIFKRLHTIDEYRGAGIGLAISKRIVECHGGRIWVESELGKGSIFYFVLPIDYSIF; encoded by the coding sequence ATGAAGGAAAGATTGAGAAAATCTGGAATTGACATTAGTGGAGACGTGCCATGGGGGACGCACTTTTGCCAGTTCTTTCAAACTAAAGAAGACCTGATTGATATTCTTATTCCTTACTTTAAAGCAGGGCTTGAAAACAACGAATTCTGCATGTGGATTACAGCAGAACCACTCTTAGAAGACGAGGCAAAAAATGCACTGCAAAAGGCCATTCCAGATATCGATCGTAATTTGAAGCAAGGACAAATTGAAATCATTCCCTACAATGATTGGTACACTAAAGGAGGCAGTTTCGATTCAGATAGAGTTTTGAATGGCTGGATTGATAAATTAAATAACGCTCTTGAGAAAGGTTTTGATGGTTTAAGACTTTCTGGAAACACGTTCTGGCTTGAAAAAGAAGACTGGAACGATTTTATTGATTATGAAGAAGAGATAGATAGTGTTATCAGCAGATATAAGATGATGGCCCTTTGTACATATTCACTGGAAAAATGCACAGCAGCCGAGATTATTGATGTGGTTAATAATCATGAGTTTGCCCTTACAAAGCGTGAAGGAAAATGGGAATTAATTGAAAGTTCTGATAATAAACAGATAAAAGAAGCAGCTATTAGAGCCCAAAAGGATTGGGAGCAGACGTTCAATGCTGTACCTGATTTAATAGTGCTACTCGATGATAATCATAAAGTTATTCGTGCAAATAAATCTATGGCAGAGACTTTAGGCCTAACACCTGAAGAATGTGTTGGTTTAGAGTGCTATCGCGTAGTTCATGGGACAGATGAACCACCCTCTTTTTGCCCGCATAGTAAATTGCTTGAAGACGGATGCGAGCACATTGCAGAGGTTCATGAGGATATTTTAGGTGGTTATTTTATTGTCAGCACATCACCGTTTTATGATACAACAGGGAAACTTACAGGCAGTGTTCATGTTGCGCGTAATATTACTGAGCGTAAATATGCTGAAACAGAGAAAGAAGAGCTTCTTAAAGAATTACAGCAGTTTGCTGAAGAGTTAGAAGCTTCCAATGAAGAATTAATGAAAGCACGTGTTCATCTGGAAGAAAAGGTTAAAGAACGTACAAAGGAAGTTTATAATGAAAGGCAGCGATTATTTGATGTACTGGAAACGTTGCCTTTAATGATTTGTTTGTTGACGCCTGATTATCATGTGGCTTTTGCTAATCATGCTTTTCGTGAAATGTTTGGAGAGTCTCATGGTCGACGTTGCTATGAATATCGTTTTGGTAATAAAGAACCTTGTAAATTTTGCGAATCATTTAAGCCTTTGAAAACTGGTAAACCGCATTATTGGCAGGTTAAAATCCCAGATGGCAGTATACTTGACGTTTATGACTTCCCATTTACAGACATCGATGGTTCACCATTAATCCTTGAAATGGATATCGATGTTACCCAACAAAAGCAAGTTGAAAAAGAGCTTAAATTAGCAAGTTCATATAACCGTAGCTTGATTGATGCTAGTTTAGACCCTCTGGTTACAATTGGCCCTGACGGAAGAATAACCGATGTAAATACAGCCACAGAACAGATTACAGGATATTCTCGAGATGAATTGATTGGTACAGACTTTTTAAACTACTTTACAAACCCCCAAAAGGCTGAATCTGGATATCAAAGAGTGTTCAGGGAAGGTGAAGTTCGAGATTATTCACTTGAAATCAAGCACAAAAACGGACAATTAACTCCAGTTTTATACAATGCTTCAATTTATAAAGGTGAATCTGGAGAAGTTATTGGAGTTTTTGCAGCTGCACGTGATATAACAGAAATAAAACAGGCAGAAAATCAACTAAATAGAACAATAAATGAATTAAAACGTTCAAATAATGAATTGCAGACTTTTGCTTATATTACAAGTCATGACCTGCAGGAGCCGCTGCGCACCATTGCAAGTTTTGCCCAGTTACTGAAAATACGCTATAAAAACAGGCTTGATCCTGATGCTGACGAGTTCATCGACTTTGTAGTGGATGCTGCTAAACATATGAAAAAAATGATTCAGGGTTTACTTGATTATTCAAGAGTAAGCGCTCAAAGATATGAATTAAAACAGGTAAATAGTGAAAAAATCCTGAATACAGTTTTATCTAATCTTCAACCTACAATTGAAAAAAATAAGGCCCAGATTACCCATGATAAACTTCCACTGGTGACTGCTGATGAAACACAGTTCATTCAACTTTTCCAGAATCTCATTGGAAATGCCATCAAATTCAAAAAAGAAGATGTTCCACCAAAAATCCATATATCATGTAAAAAAGATGATGAAGGTAAATATATCTTCAGCGTGTCTGATAATGGTATTGGAATAGAACCTCAGTACCAGAACAGAATATTTGAAATTTTTAAACGCCTTCACACCATAGATGAATACAGAGGTGCTGGTATTGGTCTTGCAATCTCAAAAAGAATTGTAGAGTGTCATGGAGGCCGTATCTGGGTTGAATCAGAATTAGGGAAAGGTTCCATATTTTATTTTGTTCTACCCATTGATTATAGTATTTTTTAA